AGCACCTGCAGTGTCTCATACATATATGCATTAATTGATTAGTGTCGTTTTGAGACACTTTATTTCTGgaaaaactgcaattttttaTAAGGATTAAATTAAATCAGAAGTGGCAATATATGAAAACTAAAATGTATCGGTTAATTTGTCAAAGAGAAAGTCAAATGAATATACAGTACAATGCTGCTTTCCGTAGAAAGAGAACTAAGAAAAGGAAAATATGGCATATTTATTGCATACTCTCAGTATGTTTTTGTATGGCAATTGAAAACGTAAATGtcctcattttctttttcaaaattagaaaatttaaataaatgtaattaagtGTACAACCTGCAGGGAACATCAGACTCATAGCAACACGATATCTTCTTGACTTGGACCGAGCTGGAAATATCACCAACAGACAGCGGCATAATACCGTTATCTGCAGCGCGGTGCAGATAATTTATGACGTTATTTGACGTTGTTGACGTTGAGTGTTAGTTGCTTGAAAGGTATATAAATCTCGTCTTTTAGAAACAAAATAATTCCGTTTAATTAACCGGAAGTACAGACGTATGCTTTAGATTTGATGTGGTTTCGTGTATGACAATATTTCAGATTCTGTGTTGTGACCAAACgaaacatcttcgctagccaagggtcggaaacccttggctagcgaagatgtttcGAATATGCGAATAAAAGTAAATAGTATAATTGCAGCTTATTCCGTTTGTgctgatttttgggagttgattttaatcaacctTCCTACGCAGTTACTctagcaaaccgaaagtgaaacagtgtttggacgtAAGCAcgaatcatcaccgctgacaagacttggATCTTgataataatagataaattcggtgtactgcatgctgtaccattgtttttcaaaaacgtatttataaataccttgaaaagaGTAAGATTTTAGAAGGGAGAGCGCATGCGCAACATGTAAGACGCTAGTCTATTTCGACTGCAAAGTTTTGACCAAAAACttggaaattaatattttctgtGAACTGAAATATGCTGGAAAGTGAATATTATGTGTTATAATTTGTGTTATCGTTCAGAGAATTTCATAAAAGACTGGATAAACAAATAGAACAAGgtaaacaaagtttttgttttcaagGAGCGTGAGTTTCGGGTGAATAATAATCACACTAGAGTCTTGTGTATTGTGTCTTTAACCGTGGTACCGTTAAGTACCGTTAAGAATGTCGAACCCATCAAACCACTCAAAAAAGCGGGGCCTTGGAGAAATAGACCCGGTGGACAGGCAATCCCGCAATGAAGAAAAAACTggtgaaaataaaatggaaaactTCCAAATGAGAGATGTGATGCAGGGGATATCTAACATACAGATTACGCTGGCCAATCTATTATTGCGAATAGATGGACAGGGACGACAGCTTGACGCAGTTACAAATGAGATAAGTGGAAAACATGGTATCGAAGAGAGGCTGGAAAATGTTCAACATCAAGCTAATGATACAATGTACATCATCAATGATCTGCaggaaaaacagaaaaaaacggAAAGAGAGCTTAGTTAAATGAAAGACTACGTTGTTCGACTAGAGTACTGTATTAAAACTCAAAATGACCAAATTACCGAACTTAAAGTCAGATCAATGGAAGACAATATTATAATAAGCGGAGTCGAGGAATCGAGAACAGAGATGGGCAAACCAGAAAATCTTGCCAAGATGATAAGTCACGTGTTCAGCTCGGAGATGAATATAGCTGCAGAAACAGTTGACAACCTTCAGATCTATAAACTGTTCAGAATGGGGGAGTATGACAGGCAAAGAAAATTCCCAAGACCCATCTGTGTTCAGTTTGCGAATAGAGCACATAAAGAAATCGTTATGAGACATATCAAAGCCCTCAAGGACAAAAAGTCCCCAATCAGAGTTTCTCAACATCAGCCCGAGGAACTTAGAGAAAGgagaaaacatgtatatgaagTCCAAAAACAATACGCACAGTGTAATATTGAAACCACGCTAAAAGGTACCAAACTCATCTTTACTAAGAGTAAATCAGTATACAAAGACAAAATTGGATCCCGTCCAATGGCTGAAGAGATCATTAACGGAGACGAGGTCAAGATCGCGATCACTGCGGGTAAGACAACAGAGGACAATGGGAACCGGTTTGCGGCCCACGCGGTACCAGTAGACTCCTATAAACAGGTGAGACGGTCTCTTGTTGAAGTTATGCGTTCAGACAGTATCGACAGTGCTAGTCATAATATCTTTGCGTTCCGGTTCACGGGTAACGACGGAACAACGCACGACGGATCCGATGATAACGGGGAACACGGGGCCGGGAGACTGTTGCTGAAAGCGCTCATCGACAATGACGTAAAGAATACATTAGTGGTCGTTTCGCGATGGCACGGCAACAAAATCGGACCTAGACGCTTCAAACATATTAAAGAAGTCGGGTTAAGTGCCGTAAGAAACATGCCGGGTTCTACCTGAACCCCAGCAAATTGAGACGGACAACATagtcaaagtttaaaacaaatatatgtgtTGTTCTTGTTATCCAAACTATCGGATCACtgtgtttatttaaattttacatacatgtacaggccTAAGTCGCTGTAGCATCCAATTATAATTACTAATATGTTCACGATATGCGCGATTActgttaattaatatttttactgaAAAGCTGTACTGTAAGATAGTTTAAATAGTACATCTATATTTCATAAGCCTTAACTCACCGATTTAttgttattgtaaatattttacacgtttttcatttcatttagaCTGTATTTATAGTTTGTTTAACTTTTGCTACATAACTTACTTAGGACGAGTTTTTCCGGATTTGTCCTGACTGGTCATAATTATTTGGATTTTTGTTTATAGTTATCATATCCggtttgtttttttactttacaaACATGTGAACCAGTAATTGTAAGTGTTGTTTATATTCTTATTCTATAGTTAACGCAACGCAAGGGGGAGTGCATATGTATAATTGTATTTCATGAACATTAATATATCTCACATAATCTTGGtatgatttttataatatgcTGTCATATTAACAAGCTCAAATCATCAGAAAATCAAggtaccttttttttttttaaacacatagTATGCGCAGCATAGGGtttaaggtttttaaaaaacagaCAATAAGTTATACATATAAAACTCCTCACGACTGATTCTAATTATTTATACTAttgtacgattttttttttaagttgacaAAAAAAGGCTGTTTTTGGTCAACTTCATGCAGTCAACTATTTTTTAGTGTTGGTAAAATTAGCAAGCGTGATGTTCTTTCGCAATTCCAAACCTTTGccttttaactgtttattttcccttttatttgcCCCCTTTCTATTCTTTTCGGGAACCGTAAACCTTATAAAGCATTTTTATAGACATGGATGATAAAGTGCAGCAAAGCTATCTAAGCATATTGACATTAAATTGCCAAGGCTTAGGTGATATCAATAAAAGGTGGGACATTTTTAAagtcttaaaatcaaaaaattataatatatacttTCTTCAAGACACTCACTTTGTTGAAAAGGAAGAAAGCTTGATAAAGGGACTATGGGGTTATAAAGCCTACGTTAActcatataaatcaaattctaGAGGAGTAGCTATACTAATCAATAATAACTGTGATATAACAATACTCAATGAACATAAAGATAGTGAtggtaattttcttttattagatGTTACCATAGAAAAGTCTtccatttttattaataaatatatatggacCAAATTCGGACTCACCAGCCTTTTACATAAACGTCCTTAATAAGATTCAAGATATTTACTCTAACCAGCGTATAGTTATTGGTGGGGATTTTAATTTAGTTTTCAATAAGGACTTAGACTCCATGAACTATAAGAACTTAAATAATCCCAAAGCAAGACTCGACGTCTTAAAAATTATGGAAACACTTACTCTGAAAGATGTATATCGCGAGCATAATCCAACTCTAAAAAATTTCACttggaggaaaaaaaaacccatttaaacAAGCTAgacttgatttcttttttatatcagAATCTTTACTTAACTTATCTCTCTATGTAAAATACGAAAACAGTTACCGCTCTGACCATTGCCCAGTTGTCTTGTATGTAAGAACAAATGAATT
The window above is part of the Magallana gigas chromosome 10, xbMagGiga1.1, whole genome shotgun sequence genome. Proteins encoded here:
- the LOC117683754 gene encoding protein IMPACT homolog, with the protein product MGKPENLAKMISHVFSSEMNIAAETVDNLQIYKLFRMGEYDRQRKFPRPICVQFANRAHKEIVMRHIKALKDKKSPIRVSQHQPEELRERRKHVYEVQKQYAQCNIETTLKGTKLIFTKSKSVYKDKIGSRPMAEEIINGDEVKIAITAGKTTEDNGNRFAAHAVPVDSYKQVRRSLVEVMRSDSIDSASHNIFAFRFTGNDGTTHDGSDDNGEHGAGRLLLKALIDNDVKNTLVVVSRWHGNKIGPRRFKHIKEVGLSAVRNMPGST